From a single Arachis hypogaea cultivar Tifrunner chromosome 3, arahy.Tifrunner.gnm2.J5K5, whole genome shotgun sequence genomic region:
- the LOC112789874 gene encoding pentatricopeptide repeat-containing protein At1g77360, mitochondrial isoform X2 has translation MVCKTMMSCPPMALDTALNQTGVRVSPDLVQSVLKSFENAGMLSFRFFEWAEKQRNYTHNVKAYHSMIESLAKIRQYQIMWDLVNAMRKKGMLNIETFCIIMRKYARAQKVDEAIYTFNVMEKYDISPNLAAFNGLLSALCKSKNVRKAQEIFDSMKDRFVPDSKTYSILLDGWGRAPSLPKAREVFREMVCMGCDPDIVTYGIMVDILCKAGRVDEAVEVVKEMDANNCGATPFIYSVLVHTYGVENRIEDAINTFIEMESKGIKPDVVVYNALIGAFCKANKFKNVHRVLQEMESNGVDPNSRTCNVIISGLISQGETDRAFRVFRRMVKSCEPDADTYTMLIKMFCERNELEMAMKIWKYMKSKRFVPSLHTYSVLINGLCQKGNAMKACVLMEEMIENGIRPSGSTFAKLRQLLIKEGREDVLKFLHEKVDLLVKEPLFD, from the coding sequence ATGGTATGCAAGACTATGATGTCATGTCCTCCAATGGCACTGGACACTGCTCTTAATCAAACTGGTGTTAGAGTTTCACCGGATTTGGTCCAGAGTGTCCTCAAGAGTTTTGAGAATGCCGGTATGTTGTCATTCCGGTTCTTCGAGTGGGCCGAGAAGCAGAGAAATTACACACACAACGTCAAGGCATATCACTCAATGATTGAGTCTTTGGCCAAAATAAGGCAATACCAGATCATGTGGGATCTTGTCAATGCTATGAGGAAAAAGGGGATGTTGAATATTGAGACTTTCTGTATCATCATGCGAAAGTATGCCCGAGCTCAGAAGGTAGATGAGGCCATTTATACGTTTAATGTCATGGAAAAATATGACATATCTCCAAATCTTGCTGCATTTAACGGTTTACTAAGTGCATTGTGCAAGTCCAAGAATGTGAGAAAGGCTCAGGAGATCTTTGACTCTATGAAGGATCGCTTTGTCCCGGACTCAAAAACTTATAGCATATTGCTTGATGGATGGGGAAGGGCCCCGAGTCTTCCGAAAGCAAGAGAGGTTTTTAGAGAGATGGTTTGCATGGGATGTGATCCGGATATTGTCACATATGGAATAATGGTTGACATTCTTTGCAAAGCCGGAAGAGTTGATGAAGCTGTAGAGGTAGTAAAGGAAATGGATGCTAACAATTGCGGGGCAACTCCTTTTATTTATAGTGTCCTGGTCCACACATATGGGGTGGAAAATCGAATTGAAGATGCTATCAACACATTCATAGAGATGGAAAGCAAGGGAATCAAGCCAGATGTTGTGGTGTATAATGCATTGATTGGTGCTTTCTGTAAAGCAAACAAATTCAAAAATGTTCATCGAGTTTTGCAAGAGATGGAATCCAATGGTGTTGATCCTAATTCAAGGACCTGCAATGTTATCATAAGCGGTTTGATAAGCCAGGGAGAGACTGATAGAGCTTTTAGGGTCTTCCGCCGGATGGTTAAGTCTTGCGAACCGGATGCTGATACCTATACAATGTTGATAAAAATGTTTTGCGAGAGAAATGAACTAGAGATGGCTATGAAAATATGGAAGTATATGAAGTCAAAACGGTTTGTCCCAAGTTTGCACACCTATTCAGTCCTCATCAATGGGTTGTGCCAAAAGGGCAATGCTATGAAAGCATGTGTTTTGATGGAAGAGATGATAGAAAATGGAATTCGACCATCTGGTTCAACATTTGCCAAGTTAAGACAGTTACTTATAAAGGAAGGGCGAGAGGATGTGCTAAAATTTCTTCATGAGAAAGTTGATCTTCTTGTCAAGGAGCCTTTATTTGATTAG
- the LOC112789874 gene encoding pentatricopeptide repeat-containing protein At1g77360, mitochondrial isoform X1 → MIRVFDNRKKPLSKWVLFAKLYCTSEPVQEVTDATRMVCKTMMSCPPMALDTALNQTGVRVSPDLVQSVLKSFENAGMLSFRFFEWAEKQRNYTHNVKAYHSMIESLAKIRQYQIMWDLVNAMRKKGMLNIETFCIIMRKYARAQKVDEAIYTFNVMEKYDISPNLAAFNGLLSALCKSKNVRKAQEIFDSMKDRFVPDSKTYSILLDGWGRAPSLPKAREVFREMVCMGCDPDIVTYGIMVDILCKAGRVDEAVEVVKEMDANNCGATPFIYSVLVHTYGVENRIEDAINTFIEMESKGIKPDVVVYNALIGAFCKANKFKNVHRVLQEMESNGVDPNSRTCNVIISGLISQGETDRAFRVFRRMVKSCEPDADTYTMLIKMFCERNELEMAMKIWKYMKSKRFVPSLHTYSVLINGLCQKGNAMKACVLMEEMIENGIRPSGSTFAKLRQLLIKEGREDVLKFLHEKVDLLVKEPLFD, encoded by the coding sequence ATGATCAGAGTTTTTGACAACAGGAAAAAACCATTATCCAAATGGGTATTGTTTGCCAAATTGTACTGTACAAGTGAACCAGTTCAAGAGGTTACAGATGCAACTAGAATGGTATGCAAGACTATGATGTCATGTCCTCCAATGGCACTGGACACTGCTCTTAATCAAACTGGTGTTAGAGTTTCACCGGATTTGGTCCAGAGTGTCCTCAAGAGTTTTGAGAATGCCGGTATGTTGTCATTCCGGTTCTTCGAGTGGGCCGAGAAGCAGAGAAATTACACACACAACGTCAAGGCATATCACTCAATGATTGAGTCTTTGGCCAAAATAAGGCAATACCAGATCATGTGGGATCTTGTCAATGCTATGAGGAAAAAGGGGATGTTGAATATTGAGACTTTCTGTATCATCATGCGAAAGTATGCCCGAGCTCAGAAGGTAGATGAGGCCATTTATACGTTTAATGTCATGGAAAAATATGACATATCTCCAAATCTTGCTGCATTTAACGGTTTACTAAGTGCATTGTGCAAGTCCAAGAATGTGAGAAAGGCTCAGGAGATCTTTGACTCTATGAAGGATCGCTTTGTCCCGGACTCAAAAACTTATAGCATATTGCTTGATGGATGGGGAAGGGCCCCGAGTCTTCCGAAAGCAAGAGAGGTTTTTAGAGAGATGGTTTGCATGGGATGTGATCCGGATATTGTCACATATGGAATAATGGTTGACATTCTTTGCAAAGCCGGAAGAGTTGATGAAGCTGTAGAGGTAGTAAAGGAAATGGATGCTAACAATTGCGGGGCAACTCCTTTTATTTATAGTGTCCTGGTCCACACATATGGGGTGGAAAATCGAATTGAAGATGCTATCAACACATTCATAGAGATGGAAAGCAAGGGAATCAAGCCAGATGTTGTGGTGTATAATGCATTGATTGGTGCTTTCTGTAAAGCAAACAAATTCAAAAATGTTCATCGAGTTTTGCAAGAGATGGAATCCAATGGTGTTGATCCTAATTCAAGGACCTGCAATGTTATCATAAGCGGTTTGATAAGCCAGGGAGAGACTGATAGAGCTTTTAGGGTCTTCCGCCGGATGGTTAAGTCTTGCGAACCGGATGCTGATACCTATACAATGTTGATAAAAATGTTTTGCGAGAGAAATGAACTAGAGATGGCTATGAAAATATGGAAGTATATGAAGTCAAAACGGTTTGTCCCAAGTTTGCACACCTATTCAGTCCTCATCAATGGGTTGTGCCAAAAGGGCAATGCTATGAAAGCATGTGTTTTGATGGAAGAGATGATAGAAAATGGAATTCGACCATCTGGTTCAACATTTGCCAAGTTAAGACAGTTACTTATAAAGGAAGGGCGAGAGGATGTGCTAAAATTTCTTCATGAGAAAGTTGATCTTCTTGTCAAGGAGCCTTTATTTGATTAG